In a single window of the Pseudodesulfovibrio profundus genome:
- a CDS encoding carbon-phosphorus lyase complex subunit PhnI, protein MYVAVKGGEKAIENAHRLMAEERRGDLAVPELSVEQILQQMRLAVDRVMSEGSLYDPELAALAIKQSRGDLVEAIFLLRAYRTTLPRLYTTEPVDTTAMHVRRRISATFKDIPGGQMLGPTFDYTHRLLDFKLAAESSVEPAAHDEQVGDNGIARVMDLLESEGLVEDVVVDDDDPVGDITRDPMTFPADRDLRLQNLARGDEGFLLALGYSSQRGFGDNHPFAGEIRMGEVAVSIAPEELGFEIEIGDITLSECEMVTSFKGSKSELPRFTRGYGLSFGYNERKVMAMSLVDRALQARELGEEIEAPAQDEEFVLYHSDNVEAQGFVQHLKLPHYVDFQADLVMVRGMREEILKKQQADNSEEAA, encoded by the coding sequence GTGTACGTAGCTGTCAAAGGTGGCGAAAAGGCCATCGAAAACGCCCATCGGCTCATGGCAGAGGAGCGGCGAGGCGACCTCGCTGTCCCGGAGTTATCTGTTGAACAGATCCTTCAGCAGATGCGGCTGGCTGTGGACCGGGTCATGAGTGAAGGCTCATTGTACGACCCCGAACTGGCTGCCTTGGCCATCAAGCAATCAAGAGGCGATCTGGTGGAGGCGATCTTCCTGCTTCGTGCCTACCGCACCACCTTGCCCAGGCTATATACGACCGAGCCGGTCGATACCACGGCCATGCATGTGCGTCGGCGCATTTCCGCCACCTTCAAGGATATTCCGGGCGGTCAGATGCTCGGACCCACCTTTGATTACACCCACCGCCTTCTCGACTTCAAACTGGCTGCCGAGTCATCGGTGGAACCTGCAGCGCATGATGAACAGGTAGGGGATAACGGCATTGCCCGGGTCATGGACCTCCTTGAGAGTGAAGGATTGGTGGAAGACGTTGTCGTCGATGATGACGATCCTGTGGGCGACATCACCCGTGATCCCATGACCTTTCCGGCTGACCGGGATCTCCGTTTGCAGAACCTGGCTCGGGGCGACGAAGGCTTCCTTCTGGCCCTTGGCTATTCAAGTCAGCGTGGATTCGGCGACAACCATCCCTTTGCCGGAGAGATACGCATGGGCGAGGTTGCCGTATCCATCGCACCCGAAGAACTCGGATTCGAAATCGAGATCGGCGACATCACCCTGTCCGAATGCGAGATGGTCACGAGTTTCAAGGGGTCCAAGTCAGAACTGCCCAGATTCACCCGCGGTTACGGCCTGTCGTTCGGATACAACGAGCGCAAGGTCATGGCCATGTCCCTGGTGGACAGGGCGCTCCAGGCCCGGGAATTGGGCGAGGAAATCGAGGCACCGGCCCAGGATGAGGAATTCGTCCTTTACCACAGCGACAATGTTGAGGCGCAGGGCTTTGTGCAGCACCTCAAGTTACCCCACTATGTCGACTTCCAGGCCGATCTGGTCATGGTCCGGGGCATGCGTGAGGAAATCCTGAAAAAACAACAGGCTGATAACAGCGAGGAAGCCGCATGA
- a CDS encoding integrase — protein sequence MATVTIATRSLKKGKAYVIHVKDPETGKKEYHKTYRRKDLAQAEVNRIRTLIDSGIMPTKEAKNRKQQSLPTFGQGANLCQDEWDRKLGEGKIGAESHSGYGYLLAPILKEWKHTLLHDLDEDTIRDYRIGIAEKTKAKLVAKGEKGKNCNVLANRRLFVIKQVFAQAKRNGLIDKDVAKPIPYLSEKDSERKTAQKPIEVDALLEAAAQRRAKHYMVLAILLAVEHGCSTQEVLMLKRSDIDLDENRITFHRTKNGVTRSHQIMPRTRDALIARLEHLSQYRKKRGVKAKGEYVIGHMDGTPFKSIDTAWSNMCTKHGFNDLHFHDHRHTYCTNMLLSGSTLKETNVMIGHKTLRMTDRYSHLEGVIDSSPQDRLAQRYAMTGTDNGPSEAADT from the coding sequence ATGGCTACAGTCACAATCGCGACCCGTTCGCTGAAAAAAGGAAAAGCGTACGTCATTCACGTCAAAGACCCGGAAACGGGCAAGAAGGAATACCACAAGACGTACAGACGGAAAGATCTAGCTCAGGCAGAAGTCAATCGGATACGTACCCTGATTGACAGCGGCATAATGCCGACCAAGGAAGCGAAGAATCGTAAGCAGCAGTCCCTGCCCACTTTCGGGCAGGGCGCGAATCTTTGTCAGGATGAATGGGATAGAAAACTTGGGGAAGGGAAGATCGGTGCAGAAAGTCATTCTGGATATGGCTATCTACTTGCCCCCATCTTGAAGGAATGGAAACACACCCTGCTCCACGACCTCGACGAGGACACCATCCGGGATTACCGCATCGGTATAGCCGAAAAGACCAAGGCAAAGCTGGTCGCAAAAGGCGAAAAAGGCAAGAACTGCAATGTGCTGGCAAATCGCCGATTGTTTGTTATCAAACAGGTCTTCGCCCAAGCAAAGCGCAACGGTCTAATCGATAAGGATGTGGCAAAGCCCATCCCGTACTTGTCCGAAAAGGACAGTGAAAGGAAAACCGCTCAGAAGCCCATCGAGGTCGATGCCCTGCTTGAAGCAGCTGCCCAGCGCAGGGCAAAACACTACATGGTGCTGGCCATCCTGCTTGCTGTCGAACATGGGTGCAGCACACAGGAAGTGCTGATGTTGAAACGATCAGATATTGACCTTGATGAAAACCGCATCACGTTCCATCGCACTAAAAACGGTGTCACCCGATCGCACCAAATCATGCCCCGGACCCGGGATGCGCTCATTGCTCGGTTGGAGCATCTATCGCAATATCGAAAGAAGCGTGGCGTGAAAGCCAAGGGTGAATATGTGATCGGTCATATGGACGGCACCCCGTTCAAGTCGATCGACACCGCATGGTCAAATATGTGCACGAAGCATGGCTTCAACGATCTGCACTTCCATGACCATCGCCACACCTACTGCACGAACATGCTACTGTCCGGCAGTACGTTGAAAGAAACGAATGTCATGATCGGCCACAAGACGTTGCGCATGACCGACAGGTACAGCCACCTTGAAGGTGTCATCGACAGTAGTCCGCAAGATCGTCTGGCACAGCGCTATGCCATGACAGGCACAGACAACGGCCCGTCGGAAGCAGCGGACACATAG
- a CDS encoding GNAT family N-acetyltransferase: MTMTFKNIKTISPDQLKDLYLSVDWDSGNHPERLSQAIEGSDSVFTAWDGDKLVGLINVLSDGSIAAYVHYLLVRPEYQGEGIGKTLVDKVAEAYADCLHVVLVAYNEQIGFYEQCGFECPTNASPMFKTSLRI, from the coding sequence ATGACAATGACATTCAAGAATATAAAGACCATTTCACCGGATCAACTGAAAGACCTCTACCTCTCTGTGGACTGGGATTCAGGCAACCATCCCGAGCGCCTTTCGCAAGCCATTGAAGGTTCGGACAGCGTATTCACTGCCTGGGATGGAGACAAGCTCGTTGGACTCATCAACGTCCTGTCCGACGGCAGCATCGCAGCCTACGTTCACTACCTCCTGGTGCGCCCCGAATACCAGGGGGAAGGTATCGGCAAGACGCTCGTTGATAAAGTCGCCGAAGCATATGCCGACTGCCTGCATGTAGTGCTGGTTGCCTACAACGAACAGATAGGATTTTACGAGCAGTGCGGCTTTGAATGCCCCACGAATGCCAGCCCGATGTTCAAGACGTCACTCCGCATCTAA
- the phnN gene encoding phosphonate metabolism protein/1,5-bisphosphokinase (PRPP-forming) PhnN has product MTHGKLIYVIGPSGCGKDSVMGYARESCPGSEAIFTHRYITRSADAGGENHIFLHPDEFQARLERGLFSLNWDSHGFRYAIGREIDMWMEAGFNVVMNGSRAYLPEASLRYQNIIPVLINVETPILKERLIARGRESETEIARRLERAGAYEVNHTNLELIDNSGELPHAGQQILQIIRGKRMAMKEAV; this is encoded by the coding sequence ATGACACATGGAAAACTGATATACGTGATCGGCCCCTCGGGCTGCGGCAAGGATAGCGTCATGGGGTACGCACGAGAAAGCTGTCCTGGCAGCGAGGCAATCTTTACTCACCGCTATATTACCCGATCAGCCGATGCGGGAGGCGAAAACCATATTTTTCTTCACCCTGATGAATTCCAGGCGCGACTTGAACGAGGATTGTTTTCACTGAACTGGGATAGTCACGGCTTCCGTTATGCCATTGGTCGCGAAATCGACATGTGGATGGAAGCAGGTTTCAACGTTGTCATGAACGGCTCCCGCGCCTACCTGCCAGAAGCCTCATTGCGCTATCAGAACATCATTCCGGTTCTCATTAATGTTGAGACACCCATCCTCAAGGAACGCCTCATTGCGCGTGGCCGAGAATCAGAAACCGAGATAGCCAGGCGCCTTGAACGGGCTGGTGCTTATGAAGTGAATCATACCAACCTTGAGCTTATCGATAACAGCGGCGAGCTCCCCCATGCCGGTCAACAGATTCTGCAAATCATACGCGGTAAACGAATGGCAATGAAGGAAGCGGTTTAA
- a CDS encoding DapH/DapD/GlmU-related protein translates to MKTDMINDTGKGLGVTPAVHPSAEVTDSTLGIYTEVLENCTVLESVVGDYSYLSPGCDVAYTDISKFVSIAAQVRIGPTNHPMWRATQHHFTYRSEKFGFGPDDDWLFDWRREQRTVIGNDVWLGHGAIVLPGVRVGHGAVVAAGAVVCKDVEPYSIVGGVPAKKIKDRFPVNIQARLVQLAWWDWDHDRIGNALEDFRILSIESFLDKYEKVEL, encoded by the coding sequence ATGAAAACAGATATGATCAACGACACTGGCAAAGGGCTTGGAGTGACACCCGCGGTACACCCCTCCGCAGAGGTAACGGATTCCACACTGGGCATTTACACTGAGGTGCTTGAGAACTGCACCGTTCTTGAAAGTGTGGTGGGAGATTACTCCTATCTCAGTCCCGGCTGCGACGTTGCCTACACGGACATCAGTAAATTCGTCTCCATAGCGGCCCAGGTCCGTATCGGCCCCACCAACCACCCCATGTGGCGAGCCACCCAGCACCATTTCACCTACCGAAGCGAGAAGTTCGGGTTCGGCCCTGATGACGACTGGCTTTTCGATTGGCGCAGGGAACAGCGGACAGTCATCGGTAACGATGTCTGGCTCGGCCACGGAGCCATTGTCCTGCCGGGCGTAAGGGTTGGTCATGGCGCAGTGGTCGCTGCCGGAGCCGTGGTCTGCAAGGATGTCGAACCATACTCCATAGTCGGCGGGGTCCCGGCCAAAAAGATCAAGGACAGGTTTCCGGTAAACATCCAGGCACGCCTCGTCCAGCTGGCCTGGTGGGACTGGGATCACGATCGCATCGGCAATGCCCTTGAGGACTTTCGCATACTTTCCATCGAATCCTTTCTGGACAAGTACGAGAAAGTGGAACTGTAA
- the phnF gene encoding phosphonate metabolism transcriptional regulator PhnF encodes MLSRKNGMPLWRQIYLKIEADVTSGVFEPGQKLPSESEFTNLFSVNRHTIRRAMGALTDDGLVRVERGRGAFVREPVINYPVSSRTRFSENLTRQHRAPGNVLLMAVDTEADVAVAEALDIKEGEIVTRITSAGEADGRRVSYSNSFFPRTLFPGIVRIFREFGSVTRTLSHFGVDDYSRKRTRIISRMPTKEEAGELHQPKSRPVLITESINVDETGTPVEFGICLFASDWVQILVEPS; translated from the coding sequence ATGCTTTCGCGAAAAAACGGGATGCCCTTGTGGCGCCAGATCTATTTGAAAATTGAGGCGGACGTGACTTCCGGTGTTTTCGAGCCGGGGCAGAAGCTGCCGTCCGAAAGCGAGTTCACCAACCTGTTCTCCGTCAACCGCCACACCATTCGCAGGGCAATGGGTGCTTTGACCGATGACGGCCTCGTCCGTGTGGAGCGTGGCAGAGGAGCTTTTGTCCGCGAACCGGTCATCAACTATCCGGTGAGCAGCCGAACCCGATTCAGCGAGAACCTGACCCGCCAACACCGCGCTCCGGGTAATGTCCTGCTCATGGCCGTGGACACCGAGGCCGATGTCGCGGTGGCCGAGGCCCTGGACATCAAGGAGGGGGAAATCGTCACCCGAATTACCAGCGCCGGTGAAGCGGATGGTCGCAGAGTCAGCTATTCCAACTCTTTTTTCCCGCGAACATTGTTCCCCGGCATAGTCCGCATTTTTCGGGAATTCGGATCGGTGACCCGAACACTCAGCCACTTCGGCGTTGACGACTACTCCCGAAAGCGCACGCGAATCATTTCCAGAATGCCGACCAAGGAGGAAGCTGGGGAACTTCACCAACCCAAAAGCAGACCAGTCCTGATCACTGAAAGCATCAACGTCGACGAAACCGGCACACCGGTCGAATTTGGTATCTGCCTCTTTGCCAGCGATTGGGTGCAGATTCTTGTTGAGCCTTCCTGA
- a CDS encoding integrase domain-containing protein, with product MRKSNSLNYGVNRATLSGNKSKQYRIRQNARYFVKVLRQAGMRAQKWTKVTNKHFQRVANHMLADGIGHGRIAEVFSAARHICRAYENSRISDSNATFGIKRGAITNQTPRAAKPEKIEESLTNMRNDTSYPHAGRAATQIEIMYQLGLRREEAAKLDLPNDWNSEEQTLLVQYGTKGGRPRTLYGLSAKQEAALERAQEYVSPSDRKGINNLMPEHMGDEWLHRVDYAARKHGLTAKEAGGTLHGLRHERFHQMYVEHTGFEPPNQHESVQVFQEAACEIAGDEWSRLDNEARDQIEETAGHSKGRRDISNAYLGSSF from the coding sequence ATGCGAAAATCCAACAGCCTCAACTATGGTGTGAACCGGGCAACCCTGTCCGGGAACAAATCAAAACAATACCGAATCCGTCAGAACGCGCGATACTTCGTCAAAGTCTTGCGCCAGGCGGGAATGCGTGCCCAGAAATGGACCAAGGTAACGAACAAACATTTTCAACGCGTGGCAAATCACATGCTGGCCGACGGGATTGGACACGGCAGGATTGCTGAAGTCTTCAGTGCTGCCCGCCACATTTGCCGCGCATATGAAAACAGTCGCATCAGCGACAGCAATGCAACATTTGGCATCAAACGTGGGGCCATCACCAACCAGACCCCCCGTGCTGCTAAGCCGGAAAAGATAGAAGAATCCCTGACCAACATGCGGAACGACACGTCGTATCCGCATGCAGGTCGGGCGGCTACACAAATCGAAATCATGTATCAGCTAGGACTTCGACGGGAAGAAGCTGCCAAGCTCGACCTGCCCAATGACTGGAATAGTGAAGAGCAGACTCTGCTTGTTCAATACGGTACCAAAGGCGGCAGGCCCAGAACACTGTATGGGCTGTCTGCAAAACAGGAAGCCGCCCTTGAACGGGCCCAAGAATACGTGTCCCCATCGGACAGAAAAGGCATTAACAATCTCATGCCCGAGCATATGGGCGATGAATGGCTGCACCGAGTGGACTACGCGGCCAGAAAGCATGGCCTGACAGCCAAAGAAGCAGGTGGAACTCTGCATGGCCTTCGCCATGAACGATTCCATCAAATGTATGTGGAGCACACAGGCTTCGAACCGCCCAATCAGCACGAAAGCGTTCAGGTGTTCCAAGAAGCTGCTTGCGAAATCGCTGGTGATGAATGGTCCCGGCTCGACAACGAAGCACGCGACCAGATCGAAGAGACTGCGGGCCATTCCAAAGGCCGCCGCGATATATCGAACGCCTATCTGGGCAGTTCATTTTAA
- a CDS encoding helix-turn-helix domain-containing protein, with product MANTFKLFTIKEVADVLRIHRATVSRLINAGALGCIAVGSRKLIPEADLLTFIENRRSLAAISPKGA from the coding sequence ATGGCAAATACATTTAAACTTTTCACCATCAAGGAAGTCGCAGACGTACTGCGCATTCACAGGGCAACCGTGTCCCGCTTAATCAACGCTGGCGCGTTGGGATGTATCGCGGTAGGCTCACGCAAGCTGATCCCTGAAGCGGATTTGCTGACGTTCATTGAAAATCGAAGAAGCTTGGCGGCGATCAGTCCGAAGGGGGCATAG
- a CDS encoding nitroreductase family protein — MLQFNIDKDLCIKCGECAADCPSNIIVMDDEYPVIAEERVGQCIECQHCFAVCQPGALSIFGLNPQDSIPLKGNMPSSEAMGTLIMGRRSVRRYKEKPVDSALLDTLMETVRSAPTGVNNRSTLYTLVEDQETMSILKEKTYAGLKKVVDNNALPQGLEFFEGISKAYEKGVDVLFRGAPHFLVASTPKNGPSPEADALIGLTYFELLANSYGLGVVWDGLAKWAMLDIAPEAGEVLGIPEDHTVGYMLAFGLPAVKYHRTVQRVGGTVNKLVLR; from the coding sequence GTGTTGCAATTCAATATTGATAAGGACTTGTGTATCAAATGTGGTGAATGTGCCGCTGATTGCCCCAGTAATATTATAGTAATGGATGATGAGTATCCTGTGATCGCCGAGGAACGGGTCGGGCAGTGCATCGAGTGTCAGCATTGCTTTGCAGTATGTCAGCCCGGAGCATTGTCGATTTTCGGTCTCAACCCGCAGGACTCCATCCCCTTGAAAGGAAACATGCCTTCCTCCGAGGCCATGGGTACCTTGATCATGGGGCGTCGTTCGGTACGGCGGTATAAAGAGAAACCGGTGGATTCGGCGTTGCTCGATACCCTCATGGAGACCGTGCGGTCGGCCCCCACTGGCGTCAACAATCGTTCAACCCTGTACACGCTGGTCGAGGATCAGGAGACCATGTCGATCCTCAAAGAGAAGACCTACGCAGGATTGAAAAAGGTGGTCGACAACAATGCTCTGCCGCAGGGACTGGAGTTTTTTGAAGGCATAAGCAAGGCCTACGAGAAAGGGGTTGATGTCCTCTTCCGTGGAGCGCCCCATTTTCTGGTCGCTTCCACTCCGAAGAATGGTCCTTCGCCCGAGGCAGATGCGCTTATCGGGCTGACCTATTTCGAACTGCTTGCCAACAGCTATGGATTGGGCGTGGTCTGGGATGGGCTGGCCAAGTGGGCAATGCTCGACATAGCCCCGGAAGCAGGCGAGGTGCTCGGGATACCCGAAGATCACACCGTCGGATATATGCTCGCTTTCGGGCTTCCGGCCGTGAAGTATCATCGAACCGTCCAGCGGGTCGGCGGCACTGTCAACAAGCTCGTTTTGAGGTAG
- the phnG gene encoding phosphonate C-P lyase system protein PhnG: MTLDSNAFDSNNENIQARKHWMSVLARAEASQLEQALSELEAAPKYMHLRPPEIGMAMVRGRADAKGDRFNLGEMTISRCSIRLEDGLVGHGYVTGRNKRHAELAALFDAMLQAPGNGPVLTESVIEPLHAIQVEKRQTDSAKTAATKVNFFTMVRGED; this comes from the coding sequence ATGACACTCGACAGCAACGCGTTTGATTCCAACAACGAGAATATTCAGGCCAGAAAACACTGGATGAGTGTTCTTGCGCGCGCTGAAGCCTCTCAATTGGAACAGGCTCTCAGCGAACTCGAAGCCGCACCGAAATATATGCACCTGCGTCCGCCGGAAATCGGCATGGCCATGGTCCGTGGTCGGGCGGATGCCAAAGGTGATCGGTTCAATCTTGGCGAGATGACGATTTCGCGGTGCTCCATCCGACTGGAGGATGGACTCGTGGGCCATGGATACGTGACCGGGAGAAATAAGCGACACGCGGAACTCGCTGCCCTCTTCGACGCCATGCTCCAAGCACCGGGCAACGGTCCGGTTCTCACTGAAAGCGTCATTGAACCGTTGCACGCGATTCAGGTCGAAAAACGTCAAACCGACTCAGCAAAAACAGCCGCGACCAAGGTCAATTTCTTTACCATGGTTCGCGGCGAAGACTAG
- a CDS encoding alpha-D-ribose 1-methylphosphonate 5-phosphate C-P-lyase PhnJ, with protein sequence MSFIKESAAGTENTPRETEDTGYNYGYLDEQTKRMIRRAILKAVAIPGYQVPFAGREMPMPYGWGTGGIQLSASILGSDDVFKVIDQGADDTTNAVSIRKFFARVTGVETTEKTTEASVIQTRHRIPETPLTDGQIMVYQVPIPEPLRWIEARETETRKMHALEEYGVMHVQLYEDIARHGRIATNFMYPVKVDDRYIMSPSPIPKFDNPKLDMSPALHIFGAGREKRIYAVPPYTEVKSLDFEDHPFSVETWDDCCGLCGAKDSYLDEVILNDQGERMFVCSDTDYCTTRQQEGHRGPMAAREDISELKGTGPKAA encoded by the coding sequence ATGAGTTTCATAAAGGAATCCGCCGCGGGTACCGAGAATACGCCCCGGGAGACCGAGGACACGGGATACAACTACGGATATCTGGATGAGCAGACCAAGCGGATGATCCGAAGGGCCATCCTCAAGGCAGTTGCCATTCCGGGCTATCAGGTGCCTTTTGCCGGTCGCGAGATGCCCATGCCGTATGGCTGGGGAACCGGCGGCATCCAACTCTCCGCCAGCATCCTTGGTTCGGATGATGTGTTCAAGGTTATTGACCAGGGCGCGGATGACACCACCAATGCGGTTTCCATCCGCAAGTTCTTTGCACGCGTTACCGGTGTCGAAACCACGGAAAAGACCACCGAGGCCAGCGTCATACAGACCCGGCACCGGATACCGGAGACGCCGCTCACGGATGGGCAGATCATGGTCTATCAGGTTCCCATCCCCGAGCCGCTCAGGTGGATCGAGGCCCGCGAGACCGAAACGCGAAAGATGCACGCCCTGGAAGAGTATGGCGTCATGCATGTCCAACTTTATGAGGATATTGCGCGCCATGGCCGCATTGCCACCAACTTCATGTACCCGGTGAAGGTGGACGATCGCTACATCATGAGCCCGTCGCCCATCCCGAAATTTGACAACCCCAAGCTCGACATGAGCCCGGCTCTGCACATCTTCGGCGCTGGCCGTGAAAAACGCATTTATGCAGTGCCGCCGTATACCGAGGTCAAGAGTCTCGATTTCGAGGACCACCCGTTTTCCGTGGAAACATGGGACGACTGCTGCGGTCTGTGCGGAGCCAAAGACAGCTATCTGGACGAGGTTATTCTTAATGACCAGGGGGAACGGATGTTTGTCTGCTCCGACACCGACTACTGCACCACCCGGCAACAGGAGGGACACCGTGGTCCCATGGCAGCCCGGGAAGACATCAGCGAACTCAAGGGAACCGGCCCGAAGGCCGCATAG
- the phnK gene encoding phosphonate C-P lyase system protein PhnK, with amino-acid sequence MQDNSKPLVSAQGLTKYYGDMIGCKDVCFDLWPGEVMGIVGESGSGKSTLLSCLSGRLQPSEGDVSYVSREFGPVDIHSALEPVRRKLMRTEWGIVHQNPRDGLRLGVTAGANLGERLMGTGARHYGNIRSKAIDWLGEVEINADRIDHFPKTFSGGMQQRLQIACNLVTEPRVIFMDEPTGGLDVSVQARLLDLLRNLVARLGLSVIIVTHDLAVARLLAHRLMVMKGGQVVESGLTDQVLDDPQHPYTQLLVSSILQA; translated from the coding sequence ATGCAAGATAATTCCAAACCATTAGTCAGCGCACAAGGGCTGACCAAATATTACGGCGACATGATCGGCTGCAAGGATGTCTGCTTCGACCTGTGGCCGGGCGAGGTCATGGGCATCGTGGGAGAGTCTGGATCGGGCAAATCCACGCTTCTGAGTTGCCTTTCCGGCAGGCTACAACCGTCCGAAGGGGATGTCAGCTATGTGTCCCGCGAGTTCGGTCCGGTGGATATTCACAGCGCCCTGGAACCGGTACGCCGCAAGCTCATGCGCACGGAATGGGGCATTGTTCACCAGAATCCGCGCGACGGGTTGCGCCTGGGCGTCACTGCCGGAGCCAATCTGGGTGAACGGCTTATGGGCACCGGCGCACGCCATTACGGCAACATCCGTTCCAAGGCCATCGATTGGCTGGGCGAAGTGGAGATCAATGCCGACCGCATCGATCATTTCCCCAAAACCTTTTCCGGCGGTATGCAGCAGCGTCTCCAGATCGCCTGCAACCTGGTGACCGAACCCCGTGTCATTTTCATGGACGAACCCACCGGCGGCCTCGATGTCTCGGTACAGGCACGACTCCTCGACCTGCTCCGAAACTTGGTTGCCCGGCTCGGTCTCTCAGTCATCATCGTCACTCACGATTTGGCCGTGGCCCGCCTTTTGGCCCACCGGCTGATGGTCATGAAAGGCGGCCAAGTAGTGGAAAGCGGGTTGACCGATCAGGTTCTTGACGATCCGCAACACCCGTACACCCAGCTCTTGGTTTCATCCATTTTGCAAGCCTAG
- a CDS encoding DUF1045 domain-containing protein — protein MPKRYAIYYAPERNSMLDVFGKRWVGRCAETGKSLDQPQFPGISPEVVYENTRSPRHYGFHGTLVPPFELKEGFCGHQLIEHAEKLARSQSTFVMEPLSVMEIGSFIALVPAGQDTLARLAEASLRWLEPFRQQPSLAELERRRAKGLTPTQERFLVNWGYPYVLEEFRFHLTLTDSIRDKPTRKKLFKLTVNHAAAVTQLIHPVRELCVFRQENRESSFILIHRAQLGT, from the coding sequence ATGCCAAAGAGATACGCCATTTACTATGCGCCGGAACGAAACAGCATGCTCGACGTCTTCGGCAAACGCTGGGTAGGCCGCTGCGCAGAAACCGGCAAAAGCCTGGACCAGCCGCAGTTCCCAGGCATTTCTCCCGAAGTCGTTTACGAAAACACACGCTCACCTCGCCACTATGGATTTCATGGCACCCTTGTTCCCCCCTTTGAGTTGAAGGAGGGATTCTGTGGACATCAACTCATCGAACACGCGGAGAAGCTTGCAAGGAGCCAATCTACATTCGTCATGGAACCTCTTTCCGTCATGGAGATCGGTTCTTTCATAGCCCTTGTTCCTGCCGGACAGGACACCCTTGCCCGACTGGCGGAAGCGAGCCTGCGTTGGTTGGAACCCTTTCGTCAGCAACCCAGCCTTGCCGAACTGGAACGCCGAAGGGCGAAGGGACTCACACCGACTCAGGAACGATTTCTCGTCAACTGGGGATATCCATATGTCCTTGAAGAATTTCGGTTTCATCTGACTCTGACGGATTCCATCAGGGACAAGCCCACTCGAAAGAAATTGTTCAAACTGACCGTCAACCACGCAGCAGCGGTGACACAATTGATCCACCCTGTTCGTGAACTGTGTGTGTTTCGGCAGGAAAATAGGGAATCCTCGTTCATTCTCATACACAGGGCTCAACTCGGAACATAA
- the phnH gene encoding phosphonate C-P lyase system protein PhnH, whose product MTAGNERYPAHDNQRIFRAILLTMSQPGSVTALGNWPNPPENLHPAAAAVCLTLVDMDTPLWIGKNTPNDIQTYLRFHCGCPVVRKQDRGAFGLILDGNDLPDLSEFNMGDIEYPDRSATLIIQVKDIQVGSGVLLTGPGINGQVQIGIEGLDTSFWQFLQHNNRQFPLGVDVILATQTEIVSLPRTVQVGI is encoded by the coding sequence ATGACTGCTGGAAATGAAAGATACCCGGCCCACGACAATCAGCGTATTTTCAGAGCCATCCTGCTGACCATGTCCCAACCCGGCTCCGTGACCGCCCTGGGCAACTGGCCCAACCCGCCTGAGAACCTCCATCCGGCGGCAGCCGCAGTCTGCTTGACGCTGGTGGATATGGATACGCCGTTGTGGATCGGCAAGAATACCCCCAACGACATTCAGACATACCTTCGATTCCATTGCGGGTGCCCCGTCGTCAGAAAACAGGACAGGGGAGCCTTCGGTCTCATTCTCGACGGCAACGACTTGCCCGATCTTTCCGAGTTCAACATGGGCGACATTGAATATCCCGATCGCTCGGCCACTCTGATCATCCAGGTCAAAGACATACAGGTGGGCAGCGGCGTTCTACTGACCGGTCCCGGCATCAACGGACAAGTTCAGATTGGCATTGAAGGGCTGGACACGAGTTTCTGGCAGTTCCTCCAACACAACAACCGCCAGTTCCCGCTCGGAGTGGATGTCATCCTGGCAACTCAAACGGAAATCGTCTCGCTTCCGAGAACGGTTCAGGTGGGGATATAA